In a genomic window of Hippoglossus stenolepis isolate QCI-W04-F060 chromosome 15, HSTE1.2, whole genome shotgun sequence:
- the LOC118122493 gene encoding von Willebrand factor A domain-containing protein 7 gives MGWLAALCLVLLQTGAHAFDIFDGDSLNHQEITERAILETTLGVCRDVALAAGKKFTSPTQPYTAESVARACDASKSSKSFSQTIEFIQDKNVGIDKRYFYSARHHFDNEEFTKGKKLITNGLSAVKANNKLQNFEAARKNVGRLLHSLQDFYSHSNWVEMGETNPNSKLIKPGSIGKTAAKSRATCRSCNGDDCRNNILEDILREKILTTGYFEFLPLISKPDGKCSHGGGFDRTSSTDPTGGINKDTTDSEHGHLHLKAANMAIAATRQVLEDIRRAAGDATFLQLMGINKGKALCFVIDTTGSMRDDIAAVRTVTSVIINSRVGTEDEPSAYILVPFNDPAFGPLTRTTDPEVFKRAINSLTATGGGDFPEMSLSGLRLALTGAPPGSDIFLFTDAPAKDDYLLGAVITLVERTKSVVNFMITGSLGFRRRRESNNTNDQQQQQQPRAITKASSKVYADLAQASGGVAIQTTKSQLLAATTIVTGSSSSAQVLLLQAARSPGKSDNFTFTVDESVKNLTIYINGRSVAFTLISPSGVSQSSTNLTGPLISSTQSVGNFQTLELTTQVGLWEIRLVSTNPYTLKVKGESSIDFLSDFLEVSEGPLGGFEVLENRPRAGANASLRVTVTGAVSAVVDEVFLVVSLTSERVNGSVEALGKGKFLARFDNIPSGEFVVLVKGQSSNTSSRATVSFQRQTSNSIRASAVTVSADDLEGVLEPGVPLSVPFSVLNNGSGGSFTIQATNDQNFTLSFPSTLPLTAGSRANGTVNITAPANTASGTDVTLTIEANAPGGTDANYVVLRLTVLIPVTDFTEPGCQLLNLQSNCSANCSASMWELSVVVTDGVNGTGIDTISFREGNGTMNTSLLAGNATLVSYNASCCSPDVEIVVVDQVGNVGSCSYTVRTTRPTVNTTTTTAQPATTTAASAQAVQSFLLCLSITILGLSLTI, from the exons ATGGGTTGGTTGGCTGCGCTGTGTCTCGTGCTCCTGCAGACTGGGGCTCATGCATTTGATATTTTTGATGGAGACTCTCTGAATCATCAGGAGATCACTGAGAGGGCCATCCTTGAAACCACGCTGGGTGTTTGCCGTGATGTGGCTCTGGCTGCAGGCAAAAAGTTCACATCACCA acaCAGCCTTACACTGCTGAGTCTGTTGCTCGTGCCTGTGATGCGTCAAAATCCTCCAAGAGTTTCAGCCAAACCATCGAGTTTATCCAAGACAAAAATGTGGGTATAGACAAGCGGTATTTCTACAGCGCCCGTCATCACTTCGACAACGAGGAATTCACGAAGGGAAAGAAACTCATCACGAACGGATTATCAGCTGTCAAGGCCAACAATAAGCTCCAGAACTTTGAAGCGGCGAGGAAAAATGTGGGAAGACTGCTGCATTCTTTACAG GATTTCTACAGTCACAGCAACTGGGTGGAAATGGGAGAAACAAATCCAAACTCCAAGCTGATCAAACCAGGAAGCATCGGAAAAACAGCAG CAAAAAGCAGAGCAACCTGTCGCAGCTGCAACGGAGACGACTGCAGGAACAACATTCTGGAGGACATCCTGCGTGAAAAGATACTAACCACAGGATATTTTGAATTTTTGCCCCTAATCTCCAAACCTGATG GAAAATGCAGCCATGGAGGTGGATTTGACAGAACAAGCAGCACTGATCCTACGGGTGGGATCAACAAAGACACGACTGATTCTGAACACGGACATCTCCACTTGAAAGCAGCAAACATGGCCATCGCTGCGACCAGGCAGGTGCTGGAGGACATTCGTCGGGCTGCCGGTGACGCCACATTCCTACA GCTGATGGGAATCAACAAAGGGaaagctctttgttttgtgATCGACACCACGGGAAGCATGAGGGATGACATTGCGGCAGTGAGGACCGTCACAAGCGTTATAATCAACAGCAGAGTGGGGACAGAGGACGAGCCCTCGGCTTACATTCTCGTACCGTTCAATGATCCAG CCTTTGGGCCCCTGACGAGGACTACAGATCCAGAGGTCTTCAAGAGAGCTATCAATTCACTTACTGCAACTGGTGGAGGAGATTTTCCAGAAATGAGTCTTTCAGGACTTCGG CTGGCTTTAACCGGTGCTCCTCCAGGGTCTGATATCTTCCTCTTCACTGATGCACCTGCTAAAGACGATTACCTGTTGGGTGCAGTGATCACACTCGTAGAACGAACCAAATCAGTG GTGAACTTCATGATAACTGGCAGTCTGGGATTTCGTCGCCGAAGAGAGAGTAATAATACCAAcgatcaacaacaacaacaacaacccagaGCGATAACAAAAGCATCTTCCAAGGTGTACGCGGACCTGGCTCAGGCTTCGGGAGGTGTGGCTATACAAACCACAAAAAGTCAGCTGCTCGCGGCCACCACCATCGTAACAGGGTCCTCCAGCTCCGCTCAG GTCCTCCTTCTGCAAGCGGCCAGGAGTCCTGGAAAATCCGAcaatttcactttcacagtGGACGAGTCGGTAAAAAACCTCACCATCTACATCAATGGGCGCTCGGTCGCCTTTACTCTCATCAGTCCCTCAG GTGTGTCTCAGAGCAGCACTAACCTGACGGGACCTTTGATCAGTTCAACCCAGTCAGTGGGAAACTTCCAGACTCTGGAGCTGACAACACAAGTGGGACTGTGGGAAATAAGATTAGTGTCAACAAATCCCTACACgctgaaggtcaaag GTGAGAGTTCCATCGACTTCCTCTCTGACTTTTTGGAGGTGTCCGAGGGCCCATTGGGAGGTTTTGAAGTCCTGGAAAATCGCCCCAGAGCTG GTGCCAACGCCAGCCTGAGGGTGACGGTAACCGGGGCTGTGTCTGCCGTAGTGGATGAAGTGTTTCTGGTGGTATCGTTAACGTCAGAGAGGGTTAATGGCAGCGTGGAGGCTCTGGGGAAAGGAAAATTCTTAGCTCGGTTTGACAATATTCCATCGGGTGAGTTTGTGGTGCTTGTGAAGGGCCAGAGCAGCAACACTTCCTCCAGAGCAACTGTTTCATTCCAAAGGCAGACATCCAACTCTATCCGTGCCTCTGCTGTGACTGTTTCTGCT gatgATTTAGAAGGTGTCTTGGAACCAGGAGTACCTCTTTCTGTTCCTTTCTCTGTGTTGAATAATGGCTCAGGAGGAAGCTTCACAATCCAAGCTACCAATGACCAAAATTTTACGCTATCGTTCCCATCCACTTTACCTCTGACCGCTGGAAGCAGGGCTAATGGCACGGTGAACATCACAGCACCTGCTAACACTGCATCTGGCACCGACGTCACCCTGACCATCGAGGCCAATGCTCCAGGAGGCACGGACGCCAACTATGTCGTTCTGCGTTTGACTGTCCTCATCCCG GTGACTGATTTCACTGAGCCAGGGTGTCAGCTGCTCAACCTGCAGTCCAACTGCTCTGCAAACTGCAGCGCGTCGATGTGGGAGCTGTCAGTGGTGGTGACCGATGGGGTGAACGGGACGGGCATCGACACCATCAGCTTCAGAGAAGGCAACGGGACAATGAACACCAGCCTGCTCGCTGGTAATGCAACGCTGGTGTCCTATAATGCGTCTTGCTGTTCACCTGATGTGGAGATAGTAGTTGTGGATCAGGTGGGTAATGTAGGCTCCTGTTCCTACACGGTCCGGACAACGAGACCAACCGTGAACACCACTACAACCACCGCACagccagcaacaacaacagcagcttctgCACAAGCGGTTCagtcttttcttctttgcctCAGCATCACAATTCTAGGGCTCAGCTTAACCATCTGA
- the LOC118122367 gene encoding von Willebrand factor A domain-containing protein 7: protein MSSELAVLCLLLLHTGAHGFAILPGKSQSHLEITEGAILKVVVQVCRDLAQAEGTDFTFPSQPYTTEAVAVACNAKKSSRSFLLAVTSVILRNVRVDLRHALNGSFHFDDEMFVQGRRIIAEGVQAVKASNKQENFEAAMEKLGEILHPLQDFYSHSNWVELGKKFPNSNLIRPDTSIGNLADISRATCRNCDGDDCTNNILEDVIAQGILTSGYFGIVPRVSTKPDGKCSHGGGVDQTSTIEPKGGINKDTFDSNHGHLHTAAANMAVAATGQLLDDVRAAAGDRAFLQMLGISKGSSKALCFVIDTTKSMSDDIEAVKKVTSSIINSEVGTENEPSTYILVPFSDPEFGPLTKTTDPQVFKNAINSLSVTGGGDDAEMSLSGLKLALTAAPLNSEIFLFTDAPAKDKHLKSAVIALIERTQTVVNFMITDSTVTNRRILRDKTRRRRAIASSDAQVYKDLAQASGGLAIEVTKTELPVATSIITESTSSSLVTLLQAARNPGKTDNFFFRVDGSVTNPRVYITGRSVTFTLISPEGKSQQSSDPTVSLITSSQSVGNFRTLRIKTEVGKWEIRMVSTNPYTLKVIGQSSVDFLFDFVEASQGPFTGYDTLDTRPRAGVNGTLLVTLTGTDSVKLTEVALVESSGSKEVKGVVESQGSDNFLVRVDQMPSEEFVVRVRGQDGSSSSGIFQRQTPTNFRASNVTITADSNPILVPGTLFSVPFSVTSGGTGGNFTIRATNNQQRFNSVSPTSLILVSGNSTDSTVNITAPLNTPSGTDFTMTIEAEAPGGADTNYVMLRFSVLNTVTDFTKPVCQLLSLQSRCVGACNSSTWDLSVQVTDGDDGVGVERVTLKQGNGSMNASLAAGNANTMLVSYRASCCSPDMELLAVDRVGNVGLCFYSLTGNSPVALSSSTKVTQSVFLFLSMVVLGLHVTTVGGNSLIPGNL from the exons ATGTCGTCGGAGTTGGCCGTGTTGtgcctcctgctcctgcacacTGGGGCTCATGGGTTCGCGATATTACCCGGGAAATCTCAGAGTCACCTGGAAATCACTGAGGGTGCAATTTTAAAAGTTGTTGTGCAAGTGTGCCGTGACCTGGCTCAAGCTGAAGGGACAGACTTCACATTTCCT tcgCAGCCTTACACCACAGaggctgttgctgttgcatgcAACGCAAAAAAATCCTCCAGGAGTTTCCTGCTGGCCGTCACATCTGTCATATTACGGAACGTACGGGTGGACCTCCGTCATGCACTCAACGGGAGCTTCCACTTTGACGATGAGATGTTTGTGCAAGGAAGGAGAATCATCGCAGAGGGAGTCCAGGCCGTCAAAGCGAGCAACAAGCAAGAAAACTTTGAGGCAGCGATGGAGAAACTGGGGGAGATTTTACATCCATTACAG GATTTCTACAGTCATAGTAACTGGGTGGAGCTGGGGAAAAAATTCCCAAACTCTAACCTGATCCGACCCGACACCAGCATTGGAAACCTAGCAG ATATAAGCAGAGCAACGTGTCGAAACTGTGATGGAGACGACTGCACCAACAATATTCTGGAGGACGTCATAGCGCAGGGGATTCTGACCTCCGGTTATTTTGGTATTGTGCCTCGGGTCTCAACCAAACCAGACG GAAAATGCAGCCACGGAGGAGGGGTGGATCAAACAAGCACCATCGAGCCTAAAGGTGGAATCAACAAAGACACGTTTGACTCCAATCACGGACATctccacactgcagcagctaACATGGCCGTAGCTGCAACCGGTCAGCTGCTAGACGACGTTCGAGCGGCCGCTGGTGACAGAGCCTTCCTCCA GATGTTGGGAATCTCCAAAGGATCCAGTaaagctctttgttttgtgATCGACACAACAAAGAGCATGAGTGATGACATTGAGGCAGTGAAGAAAGTCACTTCCTCCATAATCAACAGCGAAGTGGGAACGGAGAACGAGCCCTCGACTTACATTCTTGTACCATTCAGTGACCCAG AATTTGGGCCGTTGACAAAAACGACAGACCCACAAGTGTTCAAGAACGCTATCAACTCCCTGTCGGTAACTGGTGGAGGAGACGACGCAGAGATGAGTCTCTCTGGGCTCAAG CTGGCTCTAACTGCTGCTCCCTTGAACTCTGAGATCTTCCTCTTCACTGATGCGCCTGCTAAAGACAAACACCTGAAAAGTGCAGTGATCGCACTCATAGAGCGAACTCAAACAGTG GTGAACTTCATGATTACTGACTCAACGGTGACCAATCGTCGGATTCTGCGCGACAAAACCAGGAGACGGAGGGCGATCGCCTCATCAGACGCTCAGGTGTACAAAGACCTGGCTCAGGCTTCAGGAGGTCTGGCTATTGAAGTCACAAAAACTGAGCTCCCCGTGGCCACCAGCATCATAACAGAGTCCACCAGCTCCTCATTG GTGACCCTCCTGCAAGCAGCCAGGAACCCAGGCAAAACCGACAATTTCTTCTTCAGGGTCGATGGGTCGGTAACAAACCCGAGAGTTTACATCACCGGGCGATCTGTCACTTTCACTCTCATCAGCCCCGAAG GTAAATCACAGCAAAGCAGCGACCCAACAGTCTCACTGATCACCTCATCGCAGTCAGTGGGAAACTTCAGGACTCTGCGTATAAAAACAGAAGTTGGAAAATGGGAAATAAGAATGGTGTCGACTAATCCCTACACTCTGAAGGTCATAG GTCAGAGTTCtgttgacttcctgtttgacttCGTGGAGGCGTCGCAGGGCCCATTCACTGGATACGATACACTTGACACACGCCCCAGAGCTG GTGTGAACGGTACCTTGTTGGTGACTTTAACGGGGACTGACTCTGTCAAGCTGACGGAAGTCGCCCTGGTTGAATCGAGTGGGTCAAAGGAGGTAAAAGGAGTTGTGGAGTCACAGGGAAGTGACAATTTCTTGGTCCGGGTTGACCAGATGCCATCGGAGGAGTTTGTGGTGCGGGTGAGGgggcaagatggcagctccTCATCGGGCATCTTCCAAAGGCAAACGCCTACCAACTTCAGAGCCTCTAATGTGACTATCACT GCCGATTCAAATCCCATCCTAGTACCAGGAACACTCTTCTCTGTGCCCTTCTCCGTGACGTCCGGTGGAACCGGGGGAAACTTCACCATCCGAGCCACCAACAACCAACAACGTTTTAACTCAGTATCTCCAACCTCTTTAATCCTGGTATCTGGGAACAGTACCGACAGCACAGTGAACATCACAGCACCGCTCAACACGCCATCTGGAACTGATTTCACCATGACCATTGAGGCCGAGGCTCCAGGGGGCGCTGACACCAACTACGTCATGCTGCGTTTCTCGGTTCTTAACACG GTGACCGATTTCACTAAGCCGGTGTGCCAGCTGCTCAGCTTGCAGTCCCGGTGCGTTGGTGCTTGCAACTCATCGACGTGGGACCTCTCGGTGCAGGTGACTGACGGGGATGACGGGGTGGGTGTCGAGCGTGTCACCCTCAAACAAGGCAACGGCTCCATGAACGCCAGCCTGGCCGCTGGCAACGCAAACACAATGCTGGTGTCCTACAGGGCGTCGTGCTGCTCACCTGACATggagctcctggctgtggatcGGGTGGGAAATGTAGGCCTCTGTTTCTACTCTCTCACGGGGAATTCACCAGTTGCTCTCTCTTCATCCACCAAAGTCACTCAGTCAGTCTTTCTTTTCCTGAGCATGGTGGTGCTCGGGCTCCATGTAACGACTGTGGGGGGGAATTCACTGATTCCAGGAAACCTCTGA